One window of the Phycodurus eques isolate BA_2022a chromosome 7, UOR_Pequ_1.1, whole genome shotgun sequence genome contains the following:
- the crk gene encoding adapter molecule crk — translation MAGNFDAEDRSSWYWGRLSRQEAVSLLQGQRHGVFLVRDSITSPGDYVLSVSENSKVSHYIINSISNNRQSGPASLSHPRFRIGDQEFDALPALLEFYKIHYLDTTTLIEPINKSKHTSLISIGPGGAPPPRLEDEYVRALFDFPGKDDEDLPFRKGDILRVLEKPEEQWWNAQNSEGRAGMIPVPFVEKYRPTSQSLAVASVVPAAGPPGGMGMLGNSDGSTAQPGAPLMGDPSQYAQPTPLPNLQNGPVFARAIQKRVPNAYDKTALALEVGDMVKVTKINVNGQWEGECKGKRGHFPFTHVKLLDQHNAEDELS, via the exons ATGGCCGGCAATTTTGACGCGGAGGACCGCAGCAGTTGGTACTGGGGTCGCTTGAGCAGGCAGGAGGCTGTGTCGCTGTTGCAGGGGCAGAGGCACGGTGTGTTCCTGGTGCGGGACTCCATCACCAGCCCCGGCGACTACGTGCTCTCGGTGTCGGAGAACTCCAAGGTCTCGCATTATATCATCAACAGCATCAGCAATAACCGACAATCCGGTCCAG CAAGTTTGTCGCATCCAAGGTTTCGTATTGGTGACCAGGAGTTTGATGCGCTCCCTGCTTTGCTAGAGTTCTACAAAATCCACTATCTGGACACCACCACCCTAATAGAACCCATCAACAAGTCCAAACACACATCCTTGATCAGTATTGGCCCTGGTGGTGCCCCTCCACCCCGCTTGGAGGATGAGTACGTCAGAGCACTTTTTGATTTCCCTGGCAAAGACGATGAAGATCTTCCATTTCGGAAGGGTGATATCCTCCGTGTTCTTGAGAAACCCGAAGAGCAGTGGTGGAACGCTCAGAACTCTGAAGGCCGAGCGGGGATGATCCCTGTGCCGTTCGTGGAGAAGTACCGTCCAACGTCTCAGAGTTTGGCAGTTGCTTCCGTTGTACCTGCTGCAGGACCCCCAGGAGGAATGGGGATGTTGGGGAACTCTGACGGCTCCACGGCCCAGCCCGGTGCACCACTAATGGGAGATCCCAGCCAGTATGCCCAACCAACCCCCCTCCCAAATCTCCAGAATGGACCTGTCTTTGCCAGGGCCATACAGAAGAGGGTGCCCAATGCCTATGACAAGACCGCCCTGGCTTTGGAG GTGGGCGACATGGTGAAAGTGACTAAAATAAACGTCAACGGCCAGTGGGAGGGTGAATGTAAAGGCAAACGTGGTCACTTTCCCTTCACACACGTCAAACTGCTGGACCAGCACAACGCCGAGGATGAACTCAGCTGA